From Streptomyces sp. SAI-135:
TCGATCCACTTGACCTTGGTGCCGGGGTGGGCCTTCTGGAAGTCGGCGATCACTCCGTTGAAGAACCCGCCGAAGTCTTTCTTCAAGTTGGTGGTCTGGAAGGTGATCGTGCCCTTGACGTCCCCGGTCAGCCTGCCCGACCCGACGTTGCCCTTGTCGACCTTGCAGCCGCCGGCGGTGGCGTCACCGCTGTCGGAGCCGCCGCTGAGGCCGCAGCCGGTGGCCGCGAGCGACAGAACGGCGACACAGGTCAGGGTGCGGGTCAGTCTCTTTGCGCGCATGTGATGCCCTCCACGGCTGGTTCAATGAACCAACTCCGACTCCGATTGATGAAAAGGTGGACCAGAATTCATCGGAGGTCAATGGTTTGCTGTGTTGCGTTTAGGTTCCGTACGAGATCAGTGACGGTGTTCGTGATCCGGATGTGAAGGATCGCCCGGGTGTTCGTGCCCGTGGGAGTACTTCACGCCGGCGCGCGCCTGGTCCAACCAGCCGAAGAATGCCTGACGGCCGGCCGCGGTGCGGAGCTCGTGTGCGATGCCCTGGCGGACCTCGTCGTACGGCAACACGTCTTCCGGGGCCGCTCCGTCGAAGGGGCTGACGCCTCGCCTCAGCGCCTGCGGGGTGAGGAAGCGGTCCTGGTTGCGGTCGTAGTAGTCCCGTACGGCGGTTTCCGGAACCGTCTGTTCGGCTTCCAGGGCGGCCAGGAGGGTGCGGGCGGCGGGGGAGTGGGCGAGGGCCGCGGCGACGATGCTGCCGAGGTCCGCTATGTCGGATTCGGCCAGGGTGAGGGCCTTGGCCGGGGTGACTTCCGGCGGTGGGTTCAGACCTCGGTCCACGCACGCCCTTCGGGCGAGTTCGTCGATGACGATCACTTGAGTGGCCCAGCGGCGTCTTTGTCTCGCGACGGAGGGGGGTTCCGTCCGGCCTGCGGCGGGTGCGGGTTCGTCGTGGCTGGTCGCGCAGTTCCCCGCGCCCCTGTGGGGCGCTTCCAGGAAGGTGTTCACCCGTTCTGCCGGTAGTGGTTCGCCGTCTATCAGCGCCGCGTGTTCCGGGTTCACGAGGTCACCTCCAGGGGGATCGCTCTCGTGTACGCCACCTGGCCGTTCCACGCGGCCTTGACCAACAGCCAGTACGTGCCCGCAGGAATCCGTGAGCCGTCCACCTCGATCACGGACTCCCGGTGCTCCCCGCCCGGCACCGTGAAGCCCTGGAGGCCGGGTGTCACGCCCTGCCAGGTGCCCCAGGACGACACCGCCCAGAGCTGGCCGCCGACCGGTCCCCGGGTGGTGTTGCGCAGGCTCACCGGAACCTGAGCCCGCTCACCCCTGCGTACGGTGATCCGGTCGGCGGCCAGGTCGCACACCAGGCCCTGCCCCGCGGGCGGTCCGCCTGGTACGTCGAGGCCCACGACGTCCTCGTAGGTCTGGCCGCCGTACGACAGCCGGGCCGTGAGCCAGTGCCGGCCGGGCTCGGCGTCCGCCGGCGGGGTCACGGTGACCTCGGCCAGCGAGAAGCCGCGGGGGCCCAGCGCGTACGGCAGTTCGGGGGGCTCGGCGGACCAGCCGGGCGGCACCCCGAGGACCACCGTGCCGTTCGCCGAGGAGTCCGTGAACTCGGAGCCGATCCGGACCGTCGCGGTGACCGGGCCGGTCACGGTGAGCGCGGTGGGGGAGAGGAAGACGGACACCGGCATGTTGCCGCGCGGGGCGGGCCCGGAGTTGTGCAGCCAGTAGCGGGTGTGGACCGGCTGGGCGGGTTCGCGGGCGGCCACGCCGGGGTCGGCCGTCGGCTCGGGTGCCTGGGGCGGTGCGGCCAGGACCGTGGCCACCTCGAAGCCGGACAGCGCTGTCTCCAGGGCGCCCTCGCCGTCCGGTGTCAGCGGCGCCCCGGGCCGTTCCAGTACGTCCGCCCGGGCGCCCTCGGTCCAGGTGACCGGCCCGCGGACCCGTGCCCGGACCGGCCTGCCGTTCACCTCGTGGACGCGGACGACGACCCCGCGTCCCGGATCCACGGGAGCCGCGCTGCCCCTGGCCAGCGGGGAGCCGAGCGGCTTGAGGGCGTCCAGGAGCACCTCCCGGGCCGGTTCCACCTCCAGCAGGGAGGCCGTGCGGGGCAGGAGCGCGGACCCGCCGTCGGTGCGTGTCCGGGCCGTGAGGGGGTGGTTGAACTCGTGCCCCCGTGCCGGTAGTTGCAGGTCCCGCCAGTCGCCCTCGCCCGCGACGACCGCGTACTCGAAGGTGTGCGACCAGCGCTGGAGCTGGAAGCCCGAGCCGTCCGGGGTGGTGCGGCGGGGCGGATCGACCCAGATGCCGGACGGCCAGCCGGTGCAGGAGCGCATCAGGGACATGTGGAGGTCGCCGGAGGTGGTGACCACGCAGCCGGGCGTGCCCCGGTTCAGGACGGCGAAGCCGCGGCCGTCCCAGGCGTCGCCGGGAGGAAGTGCCTCACCGCCGCCCGCCGCCGTGGCCGTGACGGTGAAGTCATCGAGGTCCGCGATCAGCGTGTCGACCGCCTTCGCGTCCCCCGGAGCGTCCGCGCCCGCGACCACCAGCAGTGGCAGCCGCTCCAGGTCCCGCAGGTCGGCGCCCGGAACCCACTCCTCGCGCAGGGAGGCGCGCGGTGCGACCCAGACGGCCGCCACGCCCTGCTCGGCGACCTGGCGGCGCAGCTCGCGGTCGGCGGCGGGGTCCATGGCGAGGGCCTCGGCGACCAGGGAGTTGCGCTCGGGGCCGCCCACGGCGATCCGGATGTCGGGAAGGTTGGAGTCGACTTCGAGGTCGCCGTAGCGGGGGCCGCCGGCGATCGCCGAGGTGGCGGTCACGCCCGCGCGGACGAGGGCCGCGGCCAGCGGGGCGCCCAGCTCACCCGCCACGTCCCAGTCGGCGTACACCAACTCGGCGACTCCGAAGGCCCGTCGGCCCAGCAGTGCGCCGGTGTCGTCGCGCAGCGCCACCCGGGCCGTGGATCCGAGGCCGAACCAGGTGTTGGCCGGGTTGTCCAAGGTCCACGGGAACTCCTCGCTGTTCACCTCCACGAACCCGAACCCGCGCCCGATCACCGCGTCGGCGACCTCGTGCACGGGCAGCCCGCCCCGCACGTCGGAGGGCCAGCGGACCCGGATGAGGCGGTCCTCGCCGTCGTAGCCGTCGATCGTCGTGGTGACGTCGAGGCGGTCGACACCGGTCCACAGGGTCAACTTCTGGGTGCAGGTGAGGAGTCCCAGGTCGGCGCGGACGGTGATGCGGGACCCGGCGGGGGAGTGCTCGACATCGATGTCCGCCGTGACGTCCCGGCCGCGGGCGGCGGTCGTGCCGGTCGGGGTGAGGTGCCAGGGGCCCTCGCCGAAGCGCGGGTGCCGGGAGAACTCCTCCTGGACGACGAGCTCGTTGCCGATGTCCCCGGCGGGCAGGAGTTCCCGGTCCTCGGCGACGGACCTGAGACTGCTCACCGCGCCGCCGCGAGCCGGGTCGACCGTCACCTCGTAGAACTCGTTGCGGATGGTCGTGCCCTTGCCGGTGGTCCACTCGGGGACCGAACCGGCCGCCAGAGGCAGGGCCTTGAGGCCCATGCCGGGCACCCCCGGTACGACGACCCGGAGGGTGCCGTCCTTCTCGCGCACGGACGGCAGCGGCTGGAAGTCGTCGCCGACGGGGACCAGCCCCGGGTCCTCGACGGTGAGGACGTCCTGGCGTTCCCAGGTGGCGGAGTTGAAGACCACCAGGTCGGGTCCGGTGCCCGGCTCCACCCGGTCGGCCAGTGCCTTCGTCGCGTCGGCGTGCACGGTCTCGGCGAGGTCGGCCAACTCCCGCCAGCCGGTGAGGAGATCGATGTACACCTGGTCGGACTCCGAGCCCGTGATGGCGTCGTGGTGGGCGCCGTAGACCAGCTGCCGCCAGGCCTTGTCGAGGGCCGCGTCCGGATAGGGGTGCCCGGTGACCAGCGAGGCGAGGGTCGCCCAGGCCTCCGCGTCGGCCAGGAGCGTCTCGCCGTACCGCTGGGCCTGCTTGGTGTCGATGTAGGAGACGTCCTTGCCGGTGTAGACCGGGTTCATGTCCCGGGTCTGCGGGGAGGCCCTGCGTCCCTCGGACGCCAACTCGGCGCGGACGGCGGCGAAGAAGTCCCGCGGTACGCCGGAGACGAACCTGGGCCAGACGTAACGGGCGTTCCAGTCGCGGTGGATGTCCATGACCCAGCGGCACGGCGGCGCGTAGTCCCCGCCGACCGGGAGCAGCACGTTGCGGGTCAGCGCGACCTGCTTGAGCCCCTTGAACAGCTTGAACGCCTCGGCCTCCGCGTCGGGCAGCGTGGGCGCGTTGTCGATCCGCCAGCCGGCGCCGTAGTGGTTGACCATGTACGCGGTGAGGATCCCGCGTCCGGAGGGGGCGATCCAGTCGAACTCGGCCGGGAACTGCATGCGGTTCGGGTCCCGCGGCTCCTCGCCGAACACGGAGAGGGTGGGGCCCCACTGGTGGAAGGGCCCGCGCGCCCACGAGCTGGAGGAGACCCCCGCGTCGGCCATGATCCCCGGGAACTGCGGGTCGTGCCCGAAGGCGTCCAGCTGCCAGGCCGTCTCCGGGGACGCCCCGAGGACCGCCCGCTGGTACCCGTCGCCGTACAGGGCGTTGCGTACGGTGGCCTCGGCGCCGGTGAGATTGGTGTTCGGCTCGTTGTAGGTGCCGCCCATGATCTCGACGCGGCCGGTGCGGATCAGCTCCCGCAGAAAGCCGCGTTCCTCCGGGAAGGCGTTCCAGTACGGCTTGAGGTAGTCGACCTCCGCCAGCACGAAGGTGTACGCCGGATCGCGCCGGGCCAGATCGGAGTGGGCCCGCACCAGGCTCATCCCGGACTGGCCGCGCGAGTCGAAGGTGCGGGCGGGCAGGCCGGTCGTGGCCGGGTCGTCGGCGACGTCCCAGGTCTCGGTGTAGGCGCCCTGGGTGTTCCACCAGACCGGGTCGTAGTGGAAGTGGCTGACCATGAACATGGTCCAGCCGGGTTCGGCGACGGTGAACTCGCCCGTCGCGCTCGCGGTCTCGCCCCCGTCGGCCGCGGTCACCGTGATGGGCCCGCCGCTGCCGGTCACGGGTATCTCGGCGCGGGCGGTGCCGTCCGCGCCGACGGTGACGACGGTCTCCCCGGTGCCGCGTCCCTCGGCGGTGACGCGGACCGAGCGGCCCGGGAGGTGCTCGACCGTGGCGGCCACCACCTGGAGCGGCTGCTCGGTTGTACCGACGAACAACTCGGTCGACTCAACGGCGGTGACGCGCATGGGGCTCCTACGAGATGACTCGGGGGAGCCCCATCCTGGCACCGAGAGGATGATTCAAACAACCATGTTCGCGTTATCTCGGTGGTTCATCCATGCAAGATCGAGTCGGGTCACCGCGACCGACGGGCCTTCACCGCGTGCTGCGGGGTGATGTGGTCGGTGAGCGCCAGGGAGGCGCTGGCCCGCTGGTAGGCGACCTGGCCGACCCGGACGTAGAGGCAGTCGACGATCATCAGGACGGAGTGCCGGCCGCCGATGCTGCCGGTGCGGAAACTGGTCTCCGAGGTGGCGGAGATGAGCCGGATGTCGGCGGCCCTGGCCAGCGGGGAGCGTGGATCGGTGGTGATGGCGATGGTGGTCGCGCCCCGCTCCTTGGCCATCTCGAAGGGTTCCAGGGTCTCGCGGGTGGCGCCCGAGTGGGAGATGCCTATGGCCACGTCGGCCGGGGTGAGCAGGGCCGCGGAGGTGGCGGCGCCGTGCACCTCGGTCCAGCCGCGGACCTGGCAGCCGATGCGGAACAGCCGCGTCTCCGTCTCCTGGGCGACCGCGCCGCTGCCGCCGACGCCGTACACATCGATGCGGCGGGCCTTGGCCAGGGCCTGCGCGGCGCGCTCCAGGGCGTCCAGGTCGATGCGTTCGATCGTCTGCTGGATCGCGCGCAGGTCCGCGCTGCCGACCACCTGGACGACCCGCTCCAGGCTGTCGTCCGGCGAGATGTCGGGGCCGATCTCGGCCGAGCCCCAGTCGGAGACCTCGCCGCGACCGCGTTCCTGGGCCAGTTCGATCAGCAGGTGCTGGTAGGAGTCGAGTCCGATGGCGCGGCAGAACCGGGTGACCGTGGCCTGCGAGGTTCCGGTGCGGCGGCCCAGCTCGGCGGCGGAGCAGTGGGTGACGGCGGCCGGATCCTCCAGGATCAGCTCGCCGACCTTCCGCAGGGAACCGGCCAGCCGGGGCAGCTCGGTGCGGATCAGGGTGGTGACGTCGGTCGGAGGCATGGAAAGAAGGTATCAGCCACCCTTAGAAGCACTGATTGAATACCAGGACCGCCTTATGGTTTATTGATTCATCGATGGATGATTGTATGGTGGTTCAATCCATCAGTGGGGAGTGTCGCGTGTCCGTCGAGTCAGTCAGCGCCCAGGGCTTCGCCGAACAGAGCCTGGACGTCCTCCGTCACGTCACCGAGTCCGCCCGCGAGGACGTGCGCCGCGCCGCCGAGCTGATCGTCGACTGCATCCGCGCCGACGGGGTGATCCATGCCTTCGGCACCGGCCACTCCCAGGCGATGGTCCTGGAGGTCGCCGGCCGGGCGGGCGGCCTGGTGCCCACGAACCGGCTCCAGATGTCCGACCTGGTCCTCTACGGCGGTGACGCGCCGAGCGTGCTCGACGACCCGCTTCTGGAGCGTCGGCCGGGGGTGGCCGTGCGTCTGTACGAACTCGCCGCTCCCCAGGCCCGGGACCTCTTCGTGATCATCTCCAACTCCGGCGTCAACAACGTCATCG
This genomic window contains:
- a CDS encoding peptidyl-prolyl cis-trans isomerase; amino-acid sequence: MNPEHAALIDGEPLPAERVNTFLEAPHRGAGNCATSHDEPAPAAGRTEPPSVARQRRRWATQVIVIDELARRACVDRGLNPPPEVTPAKALTLAESDIADLGSIVAAALAHSPAARTLLAALEAEQTVPETAVRDYYDRNQDRFLTPQALRRGVSPFDGAAPEDVLPYDEVRQGIAHELRTAAGRQAFFGWLDQARAGVKYSHGHEHPGDPSHPDHEHRH
- a CDS encoding MurR/RpiR family transcriptional regulator; the protein is MPPTDVTTLIRTELPRLAGSLRKVGELILEDPAAVTHCSAAELGRRTGTSQATVTRFCRAIGLDSYQHLLIELAQERGRGEVSDWGSAEIGPDISPDDSLERVVQVVGSADLRAIQQTIERIDLDALERAAQALAKARRIDVYGVGGSGAVAQETETRLFRIGCQVRGWTEVHGAATSAALLTPADVAIGISHSGATRETLEPFEMAKERGATTIAITTDPRSPLARAADIRLISATSETSFRTGSIGGRHSVLMIVDCLYVRVGQVAYQRASASLALTDHITPQHAVKARRSR
- a CDS encoding SIS domain-containing protein, which produces MSVESVSAQGFAEQSLDVLRHVTESAREDVRRAAELIVDCIRADGVIHAFGTGHSQAMVLEVAGRAGGLVPTNRLQMSDLVLYGGDAPSVLDDPLLERRPGVAVRLYELAAPQARDLFVIISNSGVNNVIVEMALHAKEQGHRVLAVTSLTHTAAVPAGHASGKKLVDLADVVLDNAAPVGDALLSLPGGGAVGALSTLTGVMLVQMAVAEAAGLLLASGERPPVYVSANVPGGFEGNLELEKRYAGRVRRTAT
- a CDS encoding NEW3 domain-containing protein yields the protein MRVTAVESTELFVGTTEQPLQVVAATVEHLPGRSVRVTAEGRGTGETVVTVGADGTARAEIPVTGSGGPITVTAADGGETASATGEFTVAEPGWTMFMVSHFHYDPVWWNTQGAYTETWDVADDPATTGLPARTFDSRGQSGMSLVRAHSDLARRDPAYTFVLAEVDYLKPYWNAFPEERGFLRELIRTGRVEIMGGTYNEPNTNLTGAEATVRNALYGDGYQRAVLGASPETAWQLDAFGHDPQFPGIMADAGVSSSSWARGPFHQWGPTLSVFGEEPRDPNRMQFPAEFDWIAPSGRGILTAYMVNHYGAGWRIDNAPTLPDAEAEAFKLFKGLKQVALTRNVLLPVGGDYAPPCRWVMDIHRDWNARYVWPRFVSGVPRDFFAAVRAELASEGRRASPQTRDMNPVYTGKDVSYIDTKQAQRYGETLLADAEAWATLASLVTGHPYPDAALDKAWRQLVYGAHHDAITGSESDQVYIDLLTGWRELADLAETVHADATKALADRVEPGTGPDLVVFNSATWERQDVLTVEDPGLVPVGDDFQPLPSVREKDGTLRVVVPGVPGMGLKALPLAAGSVPEWTTGKGTTIRNEFYEVTVDPARGGAVSSLRSVAEDRELLPAGDIGNELVVQEEFSRHPRFGEGPWHLTPTGTTAARGRDVTADIDVEHSPAGSRITVRADLGLLTCTQKLTLWTGVDRLDVTTTIDGYDGEDRLIRVRWPSDVRGGLPVHEVADAVIGRGFGFVEVNSEEFPWTLDNPANTWFGLGSTARVALRDDTGALLGRRAFGVAELVYADWDVAGELGAPLAAALVRAGVTATSAIAGGPRYGDLEVDSNLPDIRIAVGGPERNSLVAEALAMDPAADRELRRQVAEQGVAAVWVAPRASLREEWVPGADLRDLERLPLLVVAGADAPGDAKAVDTLIADLDDFTVTATAAGGGEALPPGDAWDGRGFAVLNRGTPGCVVTTSGDLHMSLMRSCTGWPSGIWVDPPRRTTPDGSGFQLQRWSHTFEYAVVAGEGDWRDLQLPARGHEFNHPLTARTRTDGGSALLPRTASLLEVEPAREVLLDALKPLGSPLARGSAAPVDPGRGVVVRVHEVNGRPVRARVRGPVTWTEGARADVLERPGAPLTPDGEGALETALSGFEVATVLAAPPQAPEPTADPGVAAREPAQPVHTRYWLHNSGPAPRGNMPVSVFLSPTALTVTGPVTATVRIGSEFTDSSANGTVVLGVPPGWSAEPPELPYALGPRGFSLAEVTVTPPADAEPGRHWLTARLSYGGQTYEDVVGLDVPGGPPAGQGLVCDLAADRITVRRGERAQVPVSLRNTTRGPVGGQLWAVSSWGTWQGVTPGLQGFTVPGGEHRESVIEVDGSRIPAGTYWLLVKAAWNGQVAYTRAIPLEVTS